A DNA window from Laribacter hongkongensis DSM 14985 contains the following coding sequences:
- a CDS encoding acyl-CoA dehydrogenase C-terminal domain-containing protein produces the protein MPAYQAPLRDFDFVLNELIGVQDILPNLPGYEDASADVFASYLDAAAKFCENELAPINRAADEEGCHYDAATKSVKTPAGFKEAYQQYCELGFTGLDCDPAYGGQGMPKSLAFPVMEMQCSANVAWSMYPGLSHGAYSAIHAHGTDEQKATYLPRLVDGSWTGTMCLTEPHCGTDLGLLKTKAEPNADGSYSITGTKIFISAGEHDLSDNIIHLVLARMPDSPKDVKGISLFIVPKFLEDGSRNPVSCGALEHKMGIKANATAVINLDGAKGWLIGEKNKGLACMFTMMNAARLGCGMQGLGIGEASFQGALAYAKERLQMRALNGPACPDKPADPIIVHPDVRRMLMTQKAYTEAGRALTAFLALQLDIEEKSTDDAARQDAADTVALLTPVAKAFMTDNGFLAANMGVQVFGGHGFIREWGMEQLVRDCRISQLYEGTNGIQAIDLLGRKVLMDQGAKLRKFTKQIHKFCEANASNTQIKELVEPLNALNKQIAEITMGIGMAAMMNKDEAGAAATDYLRLIGHLTYGYFWAWMAKVAAEKMEGSPEAAFYNAKITTARFYFAKLFPETQSLIVTLKAGAKPLMALEADHFAF, from the coding sequence ATGCCTGCCTATCAAGCCCCGCTGCGTGATTTTGATTTCGTCCTCAATGAACTGATCGGCGTGCAGGACATCCTGCCGAACCTGCCGGGCTACGAAGACGCCTCGGCCGATGTTTTCGCCTCCTATCTGGACGCTGCGGCCAAGTTCTGCGAAAACGAACTCGCCCCGATCAACCGCGCGGCTGACGAGGAAGGCTGCCACTATGACGCCGCCACCAAGAGCGTCAAGACTCCGGCCGGCTTCAAGGAAGCCTACCAGCAATACTGCGAACTGGGCTTTACCGGCCTGGATTGCGACCCGGCCTACGGCGGCCAGGGCATGCCCAAATCGCTCGCCTTCCCGGTCATGGAAATGCAGTGTTCGGCCAACGTCGCCTGGTCGATGTACCCGGGCCTGTCGCACGGTGCCTATTCCGCCATCCACGCCCACGGCACCGACGAACAGAAAGCCACCTACCTGCCCAGGCTGGTAGACGGCAGCTGGACCGGCACCATGTGCCTGACCGAACCGCACTGCGGTACCGACCTCGGCCTCCTCAAGACCAAGGCCGAGCCGAATGCCGACGGCAGCTACAGCATCACCGGCACCAAGATCTTCATCTCCGCCGGCGAGCACGACCTCTCCGACAACATCATCCACCTTGTGCTGGCCCGCATGCCGGACTCGCCCAAGGACGTGAAGGGCATCTCGCTCTTCATCGTGCCTAAATTCCTCGAGGACGGCAGCCGCAACCCGGTCTCCTGCGGCGCGCTCGAACACAAGATGGGCATCAAGGCCAACGCCACCGCCGTCATCAACCTTGATGGTGCCAAGGGCTGGCTGATCGGTGAAAAGAACAAGGGCCTGGCCTGCATGTTCACCATGATGAACGCTGCCCGTCTGGGCTGCGGCATGCAGGGTCTGGGCATTGGCGAAGCCTCGTTCCAGGGTGCACTGGCCTACGCCAAGGAGCGCCTGCAAATGCGTGCACTCAACGGCCCGGCCTGCCCGGACAAGCCGGCTGATCCGATCATCGTGCACCCGGACGTGCGCCGCATGCTGATGACGCAAAAGGCCTACACCGAAGCCGGCCGCGCCCTTACCGCTTTCCTGGCCCTGCAACTCGACATCGAGGAAAAATCTACCGATGACGCTGCCCGCCAGGACGCCGCCGACACCGTCGCCCTGCTGACCCCGGTTGCCAAGGCCTTCATGACCGACAACGGTTTCCTCGCTGCCAACATGGGCGTGCAGGTTTTCGGCGGGCACGGCTTCATCCGCGAATGGGGCATGGAACAGCTGGTGCGCGACTGCCGCATCTCCCAGCTCTATGAAGGCACCAACGGCATCCAGGCCATCGACCTCCTCGGTCGCAAGGTGCTGATGGACCAGGGCGCCAAGCTGCGCAAGTTCACCAAGCAGATCCACAAGTTCTGCGAAGCCAACGCCAGCAATACCCAGATCAAGGAACTGGTCGAGCCGCTCAACGCGCTGAACAAGCAGATCGCTGAAATCACCATGGGCATCGGCATGGCCGCCATGATGAACAAGGACGAAGCCGGTGCCGCCGCCACCGACTACCTGCGCCTGATCGGTCACCTGACCTACGGCTACTTCTGGGCCTGGATGGCCAAGGTGGCCGCCGAGAAGATGGAAGGCTCGCCGGAAGCCGCGTTCTACAACGCCAAGATCACCACCGCACGCTTCTACTTTGCCAA
- a CDS encoding DUF2062 domain-containing protein: MSRKWFRRVLPSHESIVHNRWLAWMGPALRQPQLWQLHRRNVSRAVAIGLFCGLMPGPTQMLSAGILAWLFRVNLPVALFTTLYTNPFTIVPLYLLALKYGELITGYHGAGMTEPPEPGEAGLVAWAHALGDWAWSLGPSLLVGLVALALTLALAGYVVVEGVWRMHVVHAWRKRKWRHGSDRKPD, from the coding sequence ATGTCGAGAAAATGGTTCAGGCGGGTTTTGCCTTCCCACGAGTCGATCGTGCACAACCGCTGGCTGGCGTGGATGGGGCCGGCGCTGCGGCAGCCGCAGCTCTGGCAGCTGCACCGGCGCAATGTCAGCCGGGCGGTGGCGATCGGCCTGTTTTGCGGGCTGATGCCCGGACCGACACAGATGCTGTCGGCCGGTATCCTGGCGTGGCTGTTCCGCGTCAACCTGCCGGTGGCGCTGTTTACCACCCTCTACACCAACCCGTTTACCATTGTGCCGCTGTATTTGCTGGCGCTTAAATATGGCGAGCTGATTACTGGCTATCATGGCGCCGGAATGACCGAGCCGCCCGAACCGGGAGAGGCCGGTCTGGTGGCGTGGGCCCATGCACTGGGTGACTGGGCGTGGTCGCTCGGGCCGTCATTGCTGGTCGGTCTGGTGGCGCTGGCCCTGACCCTGGCGCTGGCAGGCTATGTCGTGGTTGAAGGTGTATGGCGCATGCACGTCGTGCATGCCTGGAGAAAAAGAAAGTGGCGGCATGGATCTGACCGAAAACCGGATTGA
- a CDS encoding NUDIX domain-containing protein has product MDLTENRIDGDVVYQGGFFEVTRDQVRLPGGRTSQREFIRHPGAVAVFAALPDGRLVFERQFRYPAGREFLEIPAGKIDPHESPLATARRELLEETGYAAAHWWQLPTGYPCIGYSDERIVYFVAEGLVSGERRLDEGEFLEVLTLSLDEVRRLAASGELCDGKTLAGLYWYEQFLAGRIERIVAV; this is encoded by the coding sequence ATGGATCTGACCGAAAACCGGATTGACGGCGACGTGGTGTATCAGGGCGGATTTTTCGAGGTCACGCGCGACCAGGTGCGCCTGCCCGGCGGCCGGACCAGCCAGCGGGAGTTCATCCGGCATCCGGGCGCCGTTGCGGTCTTTGCCGCTTTGCCTGATGGCCGGCTGGTGTTCGAGCGGCAGTTCCGCTATCCCGCCGGGCGCGAGTTCCTGGAGATTCCGGCCGGCAAGATCGACCCGCATGAATCACCGCTGGCCACTGCCCGGCGCGAGTTGCTGGAGGAAACCGGCTACGCTGCCGCACACTGGTGGCAACTGCCGACCGGGTATCCCTGCATCGGTTACTCCGACGAACGCATCGTCTATTTTGTGGCCGAAGGGCTGGTATCCGGCGAGCGCCGGCTGGACGAAGGGGAATTCCTCGAAGTGCTGACCCTGTCTCTGGACGAAGTCCGCCGTCTTGCTGCCAGCGGCGAGCTGTGTGACGGCAAGACGCTGGCCGGACTTTACTGGTACGAGCAGTTTCTTGCCGGCCGGATTGAACGCATCGTTGCTGTCTAA
- the nrdG gene encoding anaerobic ribonucleoside-triphosphate reductase-activating protein, whose translation MHYHKYYPVDVVNGPGTRATLFVSGCEHRCPGCYNATTWPVDSGRPFDDALADRIIADLNDTRIRRRGLSLSGGDPLHPANLATVRKLLERVRTECPGKDVWCWTGYTLATLSAAQHEVVALVDVLVDGRFEQDEADATLVWRGSRNQVIHRLTPDRTE comes from the coding sequence ATGCATTACCACAAGTACTATCCGGTCGATGTCGTCAACGGCCCCGGCACGCGCGCCACCCTGTTCGTGTCGGGCTGCGAGCACCGCTGTCCCGGCTGCTACAACGCCACCACCTGGCCGGTGGACAGCGGCCGGCCTTTTGACGACGCGCTGGCCGACCGCATCATTGCCGACCTGAACGACACCCGCATCCGCCGGCGCGGGTTGTCGCTCTCGGGGGGGGATCCACTGCACCCGGCCAATCTGGCTACGGTCAGGAAGCTGCTTGAGCGGGTACGGACCGAGTGTCCGGGCAAGGACGTGTGGTGCTGGACCGGCTACACGCTGGCCACGCTGAGCGCGGCACAACACGAGGTGGTTGCGCTGGTCGACGTGCTGGTGGACGGCCGGTTCGAACAGGACGAGGCCGACGCCACGCTGGTGTGGCGCGGCAGCCGCAACCAGGTGATCCACCGGCTGACGCCGGACCGGACGGAATGA
- the nrdD gene encoding anaerobic ribonucleoside-triphosphate reductase yields MKPVIIKRDGCRAPFNATRIAEAVDAARRACAHADAGLGNALARTIGDELAGREEVDIHEIQTRVEDLLMAQAPEVARAYIEYRHDRDLAREARGRLAQDIAGLVEQSNTALLNENANKDAKVIPTQRDLLAGIVARHYALTHLLPRHVAEAHQKGELHFHDLDYSPFFPMFNCMLIDVEGMLTHGFKMGNAEIDTPKSITSAAAVTAQIIAQVASHIYGGTTINRIDEVLAPYVTLSHAKHLAVAAEWGIADAEGYAMARTEKDCFDAFQSLEYEVNTLHTSNGQTPFVTFGFGLGESWQARMIQRAILKNRIAGLGKNHKTAVFPKLVFAIRDGLNHKAGDPNYDIKQLALECASKRMYPDILNYDEVVRVTGSFKTPMGCRSFLSKWEQDGAEKHEGRNNLGVVSLNLPRIALEAQGDEARFWQLLDDKLAVAHDALLYRIERLKGVKARVAPILYMEGACGVRLKADDEISDIFKHGRASISLGYIGLHETVNALYGNAVHVFDSDALRDKAIAIVSRLRAATDRWKAETGYGFSLYSTPSENLCSRFCKIDARDFGIVDGVTDKGYYTNSFHLDVEKKVNPYDKIDFEAPYPPLASGGFICYGEYPNIRHNVEALEDVWDYSYRKVPYYGTNTPIDECYDCGFTGEFRCTSKGFVCPACGNREPSRVSVTRRVCGYLGSPDARPFNSGKQEEVKRRVKHL; encoded by the coding sequence ATGAAACCCGTAATCATCAAGCGCGACGGCTGCCGCGCCCCCTTTAACGCCACCCGCATCGCCGAGGCTGTCGATGCTGCCCGCCGGGCCTGCGCCCATGCCGATGCCGGACTGGGAAACGCACTGGCGCGGACCATCGGAGATGAACTGGCCGGACGCGAAGAAGTCGACATCCACGAAATCCAGACCCGGGTGGAAGACCTGCTGATGGCACAGGCGCCGGAAGTGGCACGGGCCTATATCGAATACCGCCACGACCGCGACCTCGCACGCGAGGCGCGTGGACGGCTGGCGCAGGACATTGCCGGGCTGGTGGAACAGAGTAACACGGCACTGCTGAACGAAAACGCCAACAAGGACGCCAAGGTGATCCCGACCCAGCGCGACCTGCTGGCCGGCATTGTCGCCCGCCACTACGCGCTGACCCACCTGCTGCCGCGCCATGTGGCCGAGGCACACCAGAAGGGCGAGCTGCACTTTCACGACCTGGACTATTCGCCGTTCTTCCCGATGTTCAACTGCATGCTGATCGACGTCGAAGGCATGCTCACGCACGGTTTCAAGATGGGCAACGCCGAGATCGACACGCCCAAATCGATCACCAGTGCCGCAGCCGTCACTGCCCAGATCATCGCCCAGGTGGCCAGCCACATTTACGGCGGCACCACCATCAACCGCATCGACGAAGTGCTGGCGCCGTATGTCACCCTCAGTCACGCCAAACACCTGGCCGTTGCGGCCGAATGGGGCATTGCCGACGCCGAAGGCTACGCCATGGCGCGTACCGAGAAAGACTGCTTTGACGCCTTCCAGTCGCTGGAATACGAAGTCAACACGCTGCACACCTCCAACGGCCAGACGCCGTTCGTGACCTTCGGCTTTGGCCTCGGCGAAAGCTGGCAGGCCCGCATGATCCAGCGTGCGATCCTGAAGAACCGCATTGCCGGTCTGGGCAAGAACCACAAGACGGCGGTGTTTCCCAAGCTGGTGTTTGCCATCCGGGACGGCCTCAACCACAAGGCCGGCGATCCGAACTACGACATCAAGCAACTGGCGCTGGAGTGCGCCAGCAAGCGCATGTACCCGGACATCCTCAACTACGACGAAGTGGTGCGCGTCACCGGCTCGTTCAAGACGCCGATGGGCTGCCGCTCGTTCCTGTCGAAGTGGGAACAGGACGGCGCAGAAAAGCATGAAGGCCGCAACAACCTTGGCGTGGTCAGCCTCAACCTGCCGCGCATTGCGCTGGAAGCGCAGGGTGACGAAGCGCGGTTCTGGCAATTGCTGGACGACAAGCTCGCCGTTGCCCATGACGCCCTACTCTACCGCATCGAACGGCTCAAGGGCGTAAAGGCGCGCGTGGCACCGATCCTCTACATGGAAGGCGCCTGCGGCGTGCGTCTGAAGGCTGACGACGAGATCAGCGACATCTTCAAGCACGGCCGTGCCTCGATCAGCCTTGGCTACATCGGCCTGCACGAAACCGTCAACGCGCTGTACGGCAATGCCGTTCATGTTTTTGACAGCGACGCACTGCGCGACAAGGCCATCGCCATTGTCAGCCGCCTGCGGGCCGCCACCGACCGCTGGAAGGCCGAAACCGGCTACGGCTTCAGCCTGTATTCCACGCCGTCGGAAAACCTGTGCTCGCGCTTCTGCAAGATCGACGCCCGCGACTTCGGCATCGTCGACGGAGTGACCGACAAGGGCTATTACACCAACAGCTTCCACCTTGACGTGGAAAAGAAGGTCAATCCCTACGACAAGATCGACTTCGAGGCGCCCTACCCGCCGCTCGCCAGCGGTGGCTTCATCTGCTACGGCGAATACCCGAACATCCGCCACAACGTCGAGGCGCTGGAAGACGTGTGGGACTACAGCTACCGCAAGGTGCCGTACTACGGCACCAACACACCGATCGACGAATGCTACGACTGCGGTTTCACCGGCGAATTCCGCTGCACCAGCAAGGGCTTTGTCTGCCCGGCCTGCGGCAACCGCGAGCCCTCGCGGGTATCGGTCACCCGGCGCGTCTGCGGCTATCTGGGCAGTCCTGATGCGCGTCCGTTCAATTCGGGCAAGCAGGAAGAAGTGAAACGCCGCGTCAAGCACCTGTAA
- a CDS encoding cyd operon YbgE family protein encodes MAEPAASRVHGPLLLLGIAIMLGLTAYPALLATPDGKADHPAALLLFWAMSASFVRGVGFVPHNRLIRLLLGGPAALLALLVAAIRLWP; translated from the coding sequence ATGGCTGAACCGGCTGCATCCCGCGTGCATGGCCCGCTGCTGCTGCTCGGGATTGCCATCATGCTGGGGCTGACGGCCTATCCGGCCTTGCTGGCCACGCCGGACGGCAAGGCGGATCATCCGGCAGCCCTGCTGCTGTTCTGGGCCATGAGCGCCAGCTTTGTCCGCGGGGTGGGCTTCGTGCCGCACAACCGCCTCATCCGCCTGCTGCTGGGCGGACCGGCAGCGCTGCTGGCCCTGCTGGTTGCCGCCATCCGGCTCTGGCCCTGA
- the cydX gene encoding cytochrome bd-I oxidase subunit CydX: MWYFAWVLGIGFAVLLAILNALWGEHEEDRRLSLQQDAEADLHG, from the coding sequence ATGTGGTATTTCGCCTGGGTACTGGGCATCGGCTTTGCCGTGCTGCTGGCCATCCTCAATGCCTTGTGGGGCGAGCATGAAGAGGACCGCCGCCTCTCGCTCCAGCAAGATGCCGAAGCCGACCTGCATGGCTGA
- a CDS encoding NifB/NifX family molybdenum-iron cluster-binding protein, giving the protein MKIALTSQNRRDLTAHAGRCRHFVVYDTHSPQLPVQWLQLPLAGTLHEADPVADHPLAGIDVLITAGAGDCLRQRLARAGIRLVISGQPTPDMALADYLANPAAQPLDTHGDCQCQCAH; this is encoded by the coding sequence ATGAAAATAGCCCTGACCAGCCAGAACCGCCGGGACCTGACCGCCCACGCCGGCCGTTGCCGCCATTTCGTGGTGTATGACACGCACTCGCCGCAGCTGCCGGTGCAATGGCTGCAACTGCCGCTGGCCGGCACGCTGCACGAGGCCGATCCGGTAGCGGACCATCCGCTGGCCGGCATTGACGTGCTGATCACGGCCGGAGCCGGTGACTGCCTGCGCCAGCGTCTGGCCAGGGCGGGCATCCGGCTGGTCATCTCCGGCCAGCCGACGCCGGACATGGCGCTGGCGGACTATCTTGCCAATCCGGCGGCACAACCCCTGGACACGCACGGCGACTGCCAGTGCCAGTGCGCCCACTGA
- the cydB gene encoding cytochrome d ubiquinol oxidase subunit II — protein MIDYPTLKIVWWLLVGVLLVGFAIMDGHDMGVGTLLPWVGKNDVERRVIINTVGPHWDGNQVWFITGGGAIFAAWPLVYATAFSGFYWAMLAVLWALFFRPVGFDYRSKINDPRWRSTWDWGLFVGGFVPPLIFGVAFGNLLQGVPFRFDANLVSYYEGSFWGLLNPFALLCGVVSSAMITCHGAIYLAHRTEGDIAARARRWAMATGLLALAGFTLAGVWLANGIAGYVITSALDPAALPDPLAKTVVIQEGAWMANYARWPLAWLVPLAAYAGLGLALWLLRRGHSFAAFWASAVGLTGIIGTAAVSMFPFIMPSSLDPVSSLTVWDSVSSPRTLTIMLVATLIFMPIIILYTRWAYRVMRGKVTADYVRENSHSAY, from the coding sequence GTGATCGATTACCCCACCCTGAAAATCGTCTGGTGGCTGCTGGTCGGCGTGCTGCTGGTCGGCTTTGCCATCATGGACGGCCACGACATGGGCGTCGGCACCCTCTTGCCATGGGTCGGCAAGAACGATGTCGAACGCCGCGTCATCATCAACACCGTCGGCCCGCACTGGGACGGCAACCAGGTCTGGTTCATCACCGGCGGCGGCGCCATCTTTGCCGCCTGGCCCCTGGTGTACGCCACGGCGTTTTCCGGTTTTTACTGGGCAATGCTGGCGGTACTCTGGGCCCTGTTCTTCCGGCCGGTCGGCTTTGACTACCGCAGCAAGATCAATGATCCGCGCTGGCGCTCGACCTGGGACTGGGGGCTGTTTGTCGGCGGATTCGTGCCGCCGCTGATCTTCGGCGTGGCCTTCGGCAACCTGTTGCAGGGCGTACCGTTCCGCTTCGATGCCAACCTGGTGTCGTACTACGAAGGCTCGTTCTGGGGACTGCTCAATCCGTTTGCCCTGCTGTGCGGCGTGGTGTCCAGCGCCATGATCACCTGCCACGGAGCCATCTACCTGGCACACCGGACCGAAGGCGACATCGCGGCCCGCGCCCGCCGCTGGGCCATGGCCACCGGCCTGCTGGCCCTGGCCGGCTTTACGCTGGCCGGTGTCTGGCTGGCCAACGGCATTGCCGGCTACGTGATCACCTCGGCCCTTGACCCGGCCGCCCTGCCCGACCCGCTGGCCAAGACGGTGGTCATCCAGGAAGGCGCGTGGATGGCCAACTATGCGCGCTGGCCGCTGGCCTGGCTGGTGCCGCTGGCAGCCTATGCCGGCCTGGGGCTGGCCCTGTGGCTGCTGCGCCGCGGACACAGCTTTGCCGCCTTCTGGGCCTCGGCCGTCGGCCTGACCGGCATCATCGGCACCGCGGCCGTGTCGATGTTCCCGTTCATCATGCCCTCGTCGCTTGATCCGGTTTCCAGCCTGACCGTGTGGGACAGCGTTTCCAGCCCGCGCACGCTGACCATCATGCTGGTGGCAACGCTGATCTTCATGCCGATCATCATCCTCTACACCCGCTGGGCGTACCGCGTCATGCGCGGCAAGGTGACAGCCGACTACGTGCGGGAAAACAGCCACAGCGCCTACTGA
- a CDS encoding cytochrome ubiquinol oxidase subunit I: MPIDSVVDLSRLQFAATAMYHFLFVPLTLGMVWLLVIMESVYVMTGKLVYKDMTRFWGKLFGINFALGVTTGITLEFQFGTNWAYYSHYVGDIFGAPLAIEGLMAFFLESTFIGLFFFGWDRLSRRQHLLVTILMAVGTNLSALWILIANGWMQNPVGSEFSYETMRMELTDFWAVVFNPDAQAKFVHTVSAGYVTGAMFVLSISSWYLLRKRDVEFAKKSFRIAAAFGFASVCSVIVLGDESGYTVGEAQQTKLAAMEAMWHTEPAPAAFNLIAWPNEAEMKNDWAVEIPWVMGLIGTRSVDKQIPGIHEIVAKNRLRIESGIKAVKALDRLRANRNDAEARELFERHKADLGFGLLLKKYTPDVTLATAAMIDAAARDTIPGVTPMFWTFRVMVGLGFWMLLLFSAALWFSIKGCFADRPWLLRAALWSLPLPWIACEVGWFVAEYGRQPWTIYGVLPTRLSVSTLSVESLYGSLAGFVGFYTLLLVVEMFLMVRFARQGPGSLGTGRYQHEAHSH, translated from the coding sequence ATGCCAATTGACAGTGTGGTCGATCTGTCGCGCCTGCAGTTTGCCGCGACGGCCATGTACCACTTCTTGTTCGTACCACTGACGCTGGGAATGGTCTGGCTCCTCGTGATCATGGAGTCGGTCTACGTGATGACCGGCAAACTGGTCTACAAGGACATGACCCGTTTCTGGGGCAAGCTTTTCGGCATCAACTTTGCCCTTGGCGTCACCACCGGCATCACGCTGGAATTCCAGTTCGGCACCAACTGGGCGTATTACTCCCACTACGTCGGCGACATCTTCGGCGCGCCGCTGGCGATCGAAGGCCTGATGGCCTTCTTTCTGGAATCCACCTTCATCGGCCTCTTTTTCTTTGGCTGGGACCGGCTTTCGCGCCGCCAGCACCTGCTGGTTACCATCCTGATGGCCGTGGGCACCAACCTGTCGGCGCTGTGGATCCTGATCGCCAACGGCTGGATGCAGAATCCGGTCGGGTCCGAGTTCAGCTACGAAACCATGCGCATGGAGCTGACCGACTTCTGGGCCGTGGTGTTCAACCCGGATGCCCAGGCCAAGTTCGTGCACACGGTATCGGCCGGCTATGTCACGGGCGCCATGTTCGTGCTGTCCATATCGAGCTGGTACCTCTTGCGCAAGCGTGATGTCGAATTTGCCAAAAAGAGCTTCCGCATTGCGGCGGCCTTCGGCTTTGCCAGCGTGTGTTCGGTGATCGTGCTGGGCGACGAGTCGGGCTACACCGTGGGCGAGGCGCAACAGACCAAGCTCGCGGCCATGGAAGCCATGTGGCACACCGAACCGGCCCCGGCGGCCTTCAACCTGATTGCCTGGCCGAACGAAGCCGAGATGAAGAACGACTGGGCGGTCGAGATTCCGTGGGTGATGGGCCTGATCGGCACGCGCTCGGTGGACAAGCAGATTCCCGGCATCCACGAGATCGTGGCCAAGAACCGCCTGCGCATCGAATCCGGCATCAAGGCCGTCAAGGCGCTGGACCGGCTGCGTGCCAACCGCAACGACGCCGAAGCCAGGGAGCTGTTCGAACGCCACAAGGCCGACCTCGGTTTTGGCCTGCTGCTGAAGAAATACACGCCGGACGTGACGCTGGCGACGGCGGCCATGATCGATGCCGCTGCACGCGACACCATCCCCGGCGTGACACCGATGTTCTGGACCTTCCGCGTGATGGTCGGGCTGGGCTTCTGGATGCTGCTGCTGTTCAGCGCAGCGCTGTGGTTCTCGATCAAGGGCTGCTTTGCCGACCGGCCGTGGCTGCTGCGGGCCGCGTTGTGGAGCCTGCCGCTGCCGTGGATTGCCTGCGAGGTCGGCTGGTTCGTGGCCGAGTACGGCCGCCAGCCGTGGACCATCTACGGTGTGCTGCCCACGCGGCTGTCGGTGTCCACGCTGTCGGTCGAATCGCTGTATGGCTCGCTGGCGGGTTTTGTCGGCTTTTACACGCTGCTGCTGGTGGTCGAAATGTTCCTGATGGTGCGCTTTGCCCGTCAGGGGCCGGGATCGCTCGGCACCGGCCGTTACCAGCATGAAGCCCATTCTCACTAG
- the cydP gene encoding cytochrome oxidase putative small subunit CydP, with the protein MRLADRRLRRELVWVVVIKLVLLTLLWWLFIAPQRVEVDSRKMADVVAAPAGSPLQFKENPHAN; encoded by the coding sequence ATGCGTCTTGCCGACCGCCGACTGCGCCGCGAACTGGTGTGGGTCGTCGTCATCAAGCTCGTCTTGCTGACCCTGCTGTGGTGGCTGTTCATCGCCCCGCAGCGGGTCGAGGTGGATAGCCGCAAGATGGCCGATGTCGTTGCGGCGCCCGCCGGATCACCTCTGCAATTCAAGGAGAACCCTCATGCCAATTGA
- a CDS encoding sigma-54 interaction domain-containing protein translates to MSSSLNVLSRYLDALAAPHILCDRDYRICFANRAYRERFAHGAEIVGQPCFAVSHHYRQPCNDCGESCPLQRSLQSRQMERGVHLHHSAQGEEFVEIELTPVFGDDGQCEFFIERMQPLPLAAARNEGLVGRSPAFQTLLDRIARVAPSHATVLVQGESGSGKELVAHAIHRGSARAGRPFVTVDCTGLPENLIESELFGHERGAFTGAVRRQQGLVEAADGGTLFLDEIGDMPLAMQARLLRFLETGTYRHIGSPELRRADVRVISATHRNLRERVAAGAFRADLYYRLACVPLSVPPLRERREDLVLLAEALLARQAGQSDKHLSAGALDRLAGYDFPGNVRELRNILERASLFASGSVIGRSHVDEALDGWEPAEPAGPAAPAPDELARQVREFSGTRRQLAQQLGISERTLYRLLRTTRVAGQETDT, encoded by the coding sequence ATGTCTTCATCCCTGAACGTCCTTTCACGCTATCTGGATGCCCTGGCAGCTCCCCACATCCTGTGCGACCGCGACTACCGCATCTGTTTTGCCAACCGGGCCTACCGCGAACGGTTTGCCCACGGTGCCGAAATCGTCGGTCAGCCGTGTTTTGCCGTGTCGCACCACTACCGGCAGCCCTGCAATGACTGCGGCGAAAGCTGCCCGTTGCAGCGCAGCCTGCAATCGCGGCAGATGGAACGGGGCGTACACCTGCACCACTCGGCGCAGGGTGAGGAGTTCGTCGAAATCGAGCTGACCCCGGTGTTCGGCGACGACGGCCAGTGCGAATTCTTTATCGAACGCATGCAGCCCCTGCCGCTGGCGGCGGCGCGCAATGAAGGGCTGGTTGGCCGCAGCCCGGCGTTCCAGACCCTGCTGGACCGCATCGCCCGCGTGGCACCCAGTCACGCCACCGTGCTGGTGCAGGGCGAATCCGGCAGCGGCAAGGAGCTGGTCGCCCATGCCATCCACCGTGGCAGCGCCCGAGCCGGCCGGCCGTTCGTGACGGTCGACTGCACCGGCCTGCCGGAAAACCTGATCGAAAGCGAACTGTTCGGGCACGAGCGCGGCGCCTTTACCGGGGCCGTGCGTCGCCAGCAGGGCCTGGTCGAGGCAGCCGACGGCGGTACGCTGTTCCTGGACGAAATCGGTGACATGCCGCTGGCCATGCAGGCGCGGCTGCTGCGCTTCCTGGAAACCGGCACCTATCGCCACATCGGCTCGCCCGAATTGCGGCGGGCCGATGTGCGCGTCATCAGTGCCACCCACCGCAACCTGCGCGAGCGGGTAGCTGCCGGTGCCTTCCGGGCCGACCTTTATTACCGTCTGGCCTGCGTACCGCTGAGCGTGCCGCCCCTGCGCGAGCGCCGCGAGGATCTGGTCCTGCTGGCCGAAGCCCTGCTGGCACGCCAGGCCGGGCAGAGTGACAAGCACCTGTCTGCCGGTGCGCTTGACCGGCTGGCCGGCTATGACTTTCCCGGCAATGTCCGGGAGCTGCGCAACATCCTCGAGCGTGCCAGCCTGTTTGCCAGCGGCTCTGTCATCGGCCGCAGCCACGTCGACGAAGCCCTGGACGGCTGGGAACCGGCGGAGCCTGCCGGGCCGGCTGCGCCCGCCCCGGACGAGCTGGCCCGGCAGGTGCGCGAATTCAGCGGCACCCGCCGCCAGCTGGCGCAACAGTTGGGCATCAGCGAACGGACCCTGTATCGTTTGCTGAGGACGACCCGGGTTGCGGGTCAGGAGACGGACACGTAA